The following proteins come from a genomic window of Spea bombifrons isolate aSpeBom1 chromosome 10, aSpeBom1.2.pri, whole genome shotgun sequence:
- the LRRC4C gene encoding leucine-rich repeat-containing protein 4C, with amino-acid sequence MLNKMTLHPQQMMIGPRFNRALFDPLFIVLLALKLLVVAGLVRAQTCPSVCSCSNQFSKVICTRRNLREVPDGISTNTRQLNLHENQIQIIKVDSFKHLRHLEVLQLSRNHIRTIEIGAFNGLANLNTLELFDNRLTTIPNGAFEYLSKLKELWLRNNPIESIPSYAFNRIPSLRRLDLGEMKRLSYISEGAFEGLSNLKYLNLGMCNLREIPNLTPLVKLDELDLSGNHLSVLRPGSFQGLTHLQKLWIMHSQIQVIERNAFDDLQSLVELNLAHNNLTLLPHDLFTPLHNLQRIQLHHNPWNCNCDILWLSWWLKEIVTTGSTCCARCSTPPSLKGTHIAELDQNYFTCYAPVILEPPTDLNVTEGMAAELKCRASTSLTYVSWITPNGSIITHGAYKVRINVLNDGTLNFTNVTARDTGLYTCIVSNSAGNTTASATLNVTASDTGYTYFSTVTVETMEPSQDEARTTEHNVGPTPVIDWETTNATTSLMPQSTRSTEKAYTIPVTDANGGIPGIDEVMKTTKIIIGCFVAITLMAAVMLVIFYKMRKQHHRKNHHAPTRTVEIINVDDELTADTPIESHLPMPAIEHEHLNHYNSYKSPFNHTTVNTINSIHGSVHEPLLIRASSKDNVQETQI; translated from the coding sequence ATGTTGAACAAGATGACATTACACCCACAGCAGATGATGATAGGTCCTAGGTTCAACAGGGCACTATTTGACCCCCTTTTTATTGTGCTTTTGGCTCTCAAGCTTCTCGTGGTGGCCGGATTAGTAAGGGCGCAGACCTGCCCTTCTGTATGCTCCTGTAGTAACCAATTCAGCAAGGTAATTTGCACACGGAGGAATCTAAGAGAGGTCCCAGATGGTATTTCTACCAACACAAGGCAGTTGAACCTCCACGAAAACCAGATCCAAATAATCAAAGTAGACAGTTTCAAACACTTACGGCACTTAGAAGTTTTACAGTTGAGTAGGAATCATATTAGGACGATTGAAATCGGAGCCTTCAATGGCTTGGCAAACTTGAACACGTTGGAACTCTTTGACAACCGTCTGACCACTATCCCCAATGGAGCTTTCGAGTACTTGTCAAAGTTGAAGGAGCTTTGGTTGAGGAACAACCCAATCGAAAGCATTCCGTCCTACGCTTTTAATCGTATACCTTCCCTTCGCAGACTAGATTTGGGAGAGATGAAGAGGTTATCATATATTTCCGAAGGGGCATTTGAAGGCCTTTCAAACTTAAAGTATTTGAACCTCGGAATGTGCAACTTAAGAGAAATCCCCAACCTCACCCCTCTTGTAAAGCTAGATGAGTTAGACCTTTCTGGGAATCATTTGTCTGTTCTCAGGCCAGGATCTTTCCAAGGATTAACGCATCTACAAAAACTGTGGATAATGCATTCCCAAATTCAGGTGATCGAAAGGAATGCCTTTGATGACCTTCAGTCATTGGTGGAGTTGAATTTGGCACACAATAATCTCACTCTGCTGCCTCACGATCTTTTCACGCCTCTCCATAACTTGCAAAGGATTCAGTTGCACCACAATCCTTGGAACTGCAATTGCGACATTCTCTGGCTTAGCTGGTGGCTCAAAGAAATTGTTACCACTGGCAGCACGTGTTGTGCTCGTTGCAGCACACCTCCCAGCTTGAAAGGAACTCACATCGCAGAACTGGACCAGAACTACTTTACGTGTTACGCCCCGGTGATTTTGGAGCCGCCAACTGACCTGAATGTCACAGAAGGGATGGCCGCAGAGCTCAAATGCAGAGCATCAACATCTTTGACTTACGTGAGCTGGATTACTCCGAATGGATCCATTATCACCCATGGGGCTTACAAAGTGCGCATTAATGTGCTCAACGATGGCACCTTGAACTTTACAAATGTGACAGCGCGTGATACGGGCTTGTACACATGCATAGTGAGCAACTCCGCTGGGAACACCACTGCCTCGGCGACACTGAATGTCACTGCCAGCGATACTGGTTACACGTACTTTTCCACAGTCACTGTAGAGACTATGGAACCATCTCAGGATGAGGCAAGGACCACAGAACACAACGTCGGCCCGACACCGGTCATTGACTGGGAAACCACTAATGCAACAACCTCTCTCATGCCACAGAGCACAAGGTCCACGGAGAAAGCCTACACCATCCCGGTCACGGATGCAAACGGTGGGATTCCAGGGATCGACGAGGTTATGAAGACCACCAAAATTATCATTGgttgttttgtggccatcacgCTCATGGCGGCTGTAATGCTGgtcattttttacaaaatgagAAAACAGCATCACCGGAAAAACCATCACGCCCCTACGCGGACTGTTGAGATTATAAACGTGGATGATGAACTCACAGCTGATACTCCTATCGAGAGCCACTTGCCCATGCCTGCAATTGAACACGAGCATCTAAATCACTATAACTCTTACAAGTCCCCTTTTAACCACACAACAGTGAACACAATAAATTCGATACACGGCTCTGTGCATGAACCTTTATTGATTAGAGCAAGCTCTAAAGACAATGTTCAAGAAACTCAGATCTGA